A single Spirochaetae bacterium HGW-Spirochaetae-1 DNA region contains:
- the pepF gene encoding oligoendopeptidase F — translation MAEKIKDRINIPKEHQWDLTPLFKNDEEWEALFSELENTISGYNQYRGKLHESVATFKEALEFDLSVSRKLERLYTYAHLKSDEDKTNQQYQALYQRSMNLYTRISETASFLTPEIQSIPDETMKAYREHESMQEYAFFLEKILRYKLHTLSQEIEEILAMSGEVAQASSQVFSQLDNADLKFGTITDGKGREVELSHGNFSSFLIDPSRELRKKAFFQYYEAYENHKNTMAATLGFSNKKDHFYSRVRKFDNSRHPSLFSDNMPESVYDNLIATVKKNLGPLFDYLAFRKEALELDDLHFYDTYVPIVPDMDFHMTYEEAVDTCVEALRPLGEEYCSELRSGLLGGWVDRYENRGKRSGAYSSGCYDSPPYILMNYRDDNINSLYTLIHEAGHSMHSLHSRKGQSYIYHDYTIFVAEVASTFNETLLSHYLLEKYRDDPRMRAYILNREIDNIRATLYRQTMFAEFEKESHAIIEANDPLTLETITSIYNRLLREYFGGAMVLDNVLDLECLRIPHFYSAFYVYKYATGISAAIALAEKVLKEGAPARQAYMTFLSLGGSKFPLDELRQAGVDMGSPEPVQYAIDHFAALVQELKKALQR, via the coding sequence ATGGCGGAAAAAATAAAGGATCGGATCAATATCCCCAAAGAACACCAGTGGGACCTCACACCCCTTTTTAAGAATGATGAGGAATGGGAGGCCCTGTTCAGTGAACTGGAAAACACCATAAGCGGATACAATCAATACCGGGGAAAACTTCACGAGTCCGTGGCTACCTTTAAAGAGGCGCTGGAATTCGACCTGTCGGTCTCACGCAAACTGGAACGGCTCTACACCTATGCCCACCTGAAAAGCGACGAGGACAAGACAAACCAGCAGTATCAGGCCCTGTACCAGCGTTCCATGAATCTCTACACGCGCATATCCGAGACGGCCAGCTTCCTCACACCGGAGATCCAGTCCATACCCGACGAAACCATGAAGGCATACCGGGAGCATGAATCCATGCAGGAATACGCCTTTTTCCTTGAAAAAATTCTCCGTTACAAACTGCACACCCTTTCACAGGAGATCGAGGAAATACTGGCCATGTCGGGCGAAGTGGCCCAGGCCTCATCGCAGGTCTTCAGCCAGCTGGATAATGCTGATCTGAAATTCGGCACCATCACCGACGGGAAGGGCCGTGAGGTGGAGCTGTCCCACGGCAATTTCAGCTCTTTCCTCATCGATCCCTCGCGGGAGCTCAGAAAAAAGGCCTTCTTCCAGTATTACGAGGCCTATGAGAATCATAAGAACACCATGGCTGCCACCCTGGGCTTCTCCAATAAAAAAGACCACTTCTATTCCCGCGTGAGAAAATTCGACAACAGCCGTCATCCATCGCTCTTTTCCGACAATATGCCCGAGAGCGTCTACGACAACCTCATCGCCACGGTGAAAAAAAATCTGGGCCCCCTCTTCGACTACCTGGCCTTCAGGAAGGAGGCCCTGGAACTGGATGATCTTCATTTCTACGACACCTATGTGCCCATTGTTCCCGACATGGATTTTCACATGACCTATGAAGAGGCCGTGGATACCTGCGTTGAGGCCCTCCGTCCCCTGGGAGAGGAATACTGCTCTGAGCTAAGATCGGGCCTCCTGGGAGGATGGGTGGACCGGTACGAGAACCGCGGCAAAAGAAGCGGCGCCTATTCATCGGGATGCTACGACTCCCCTCCTTACATCCTCATGAATTACCGCGACGATAATATCAACAGCCTGTACACGCTCATTCATGAAGCGGGCCACTCCATGCACTCCCTCCATTCCCGGAAGGGCCAGTCCTATATCTATCATGACTATACCATCTTCGTTGCCGAGGTGGCTTCCACTTTCAACGAAACGCTTCTCAGTCATTACCTGCTGGAAAAATACCGTGACGATCCACGCATGAGAGCTTACATCCTGAACCGGGAGATCGACAATATCAGGGCCACCCTGTACCGGCAGACCATGTTTGCCGAATTCGAGAAGGAGTCCCATGCCATTATCGAAGCCAATGATCCCCTGACACTGGAAACGATTACATCGATCTACAACAGGCTCCTGCGGGAATATTTCGGCGGCGCCATGGTACTCGACAATGTGCTGGACCTGGAATGCCTTCGCATCCCCCATTTCTATTCGGCCTTCTACGTATACAAATACGCCACGGGCATTTCCGCAGCCATAGCCCTGGCGGAAAAAGTGCTGAAGGAAGGAGCGCCGGCCCGCCAGGCCTATATGACCTTCCTCTCCCTTGGCGGAAGCAAATTTCCCCTGGACGAACTGCGCCAGGCCGGTGTTGATATGGGCTCACCGGAACCCGTGCAGTACGCTATCGATCATTTTGCAGCGCTGGTCCAGGAGCTTAAAAAAGCCTTACAGCGATGA